ATGTATCAAGGGAAACGAATCGCGGTCGTCGTGCCGGCCCACAACGAGGAGCGTCACATTGCGGAGGTCCTCCGGACCATGCCGGAATACGTCGACCATATCCTGGTCGTCGATGACGCCAGCGCCGATCGGACCTCGGCGGCCGCCGCCGAGGTCCAAGACCCCCGGGTCGAGGTCTTGCGCAACACCCGGAACCTCGGAGTCGGCGGCTCGGTCCTTCGCGGTTATGAGCGGGCGATCGAGCTCGATGCCGACATCGCGGTCAAGATGGACGGCGACGGCCAGATGGATCCCGACTTTCTCTCCGAGCTCCTCGATCCCTTGCTCGGCGGCGAAGTCAAATACACCAAGGGCAACCGCTTCCTCGCCGGCGAGGCGCTGCAGGCCATGCCGACCCACCGGCTTTGGGGCAATATCGGGCTGACTTTCTTCAACAAGCTGGCCTCGGGCTATTGGAATGTCTTCGACCCTCAGAACGGCTATACCGCGATCAACGTCCGGACCCTGACCGGCCTGGACCGGAGCAAGATCCACAGCGGCTACTTCTTCGAGAACGACATGCTGGTCCACCTCAACCTGCTGCACAGCCGGGTGATCGACGTCGCGATCCCGGCGCGCTACGGCGACGAGAAATCGGACCTCAACCCCTTCAAGGTCGGCCTCAGCTTTCCGTTTCTGCTGCTGAGGCGCTTCTTTTACCGTATTTACCAAAAATACGTCCTGCGCGACTTTTCTCCGATCGCCCTTTTTCTCGGGCTGGGCGGCCTCCTCTTTCTCTGGGGAACCTTTTTGGGCTTCTATCTATGGATCAAGGCGATCTACACCGCGGTCCCCAGCCCCACCGGCACCATCATGCTCTCGCTGCTTCCCTTGATCCTCGGCTTCCAGCTGCTGCTCCAAGCCATCGTGCTCGACATCCAGGAAACGCCGGGGCGCTCGC
This sequence is a window from bacterium. Protein-coding genes within it:
- a CDS encoding glycosyltransferase family 2 protein produces the protein MYQGKRIAVVVPAHNEERHIAEVLRTMPEYVDHILVVDDASADRTSAAAAEVQDPRVEVLRNTRNLGVGGSVLRGYERAIELDADIAVKMDGDGQMDPDFLSELLDPLLGGEVKYTKGNRFLAGEALQAMPTHRLWGNIGLTFFNKLASGYWNVFDPQNGYTAINVRTLTGLDRSKIHSGYFFENDMLVHLNLLHSRVIDVAIPARYGDEKSDLNPFKVGLSFPFLLLRRFFYRIYQKYVLRDFSPIALFLGLGGLLFLWGTFLGFYLWIKAIYTAVPSPTGTIMLSLLPLILGFQLLLQAIVLDIQETPGRSP